One stretch of Thermoproteota archaeon DNA includes these proteins:
- a CDS encoding TatD family hydrolase — protein MRLFDAHCHLEEEAFDGDRDEVIERAREAGLVGIVTSPIYPEDAEKALRLFRSHRLVRVSIGLDVSEYGDEEEVEATMDLIRTHVDEIVAVGEVGLDYRILRSGGPPKEKQKEVFRLFIRLARELDKPLVIHSLWAQRPVLRVLDEEGAERVVLHAFGGTPEDVRFAVERGWMVSIPTNVMRSNNVQRVAKATPVDHMMLESDSPVLAPNPKERNEPANIRISAEFVAEMKGIDVEDLAEITTGNAMRVYGLG, from the coding sequence ATGAGGCTCTTCGATGCCCACTGTCACCTTGAGGAGGAGGCCTTCGACGGGGATAGGGATGAGGTGATTGAGAGGGCGAGGGAAGCGGGACTAGTGGGCATAGTGACCTCTCCCATATATCCAGAAGACGCGGAGAAGGCTCTGAGGTTGTTCAGGAGCCATCGGCTGGTGAGGGTGTCCATCGGATTAGATGTCTCTGAGTACGGGGACGAGGAGGAGGTGGAGGCCACCATGGATCTGATAAGGACTCACGTCGATGAGATAGTCGCGGTAGGAGAGGTGGGGCTGGATTACAGGATTCTAAGGTCGGGTGGTCCCCCGAAGGAGAAGCAGAAGGAGGTATTTAGGCTCTTCATAAGGCTCGCCAGAGAGCTGGACAAACCATTGGTAATTCACAGCCTGTGGGCTCAAAGACCCGTTCTAAGAGTGTTAGACGAGGAAGGAGCTGAGAGGGTCGTCCTACACGCGTTTGGAGGAACCCCGGAGGATGTCAGGTTTGCAGTGGAGAGGGGATGGATGGTCAGTATCCCCACTAACGTGATGAGGTCCAACAACGTTCAAAGGGTGGCTAAGGCCACTCCAGTGGATCACATGATGCTTGAGTCTGACTCGCCCGTGCTAGCTCCCAACCCCAAGGAGAGGAACGAACCCGCGAACATCAGGATATCAGCAGAGTTCGTGGCCGAAATGAAGGGGATCGATGTCGAGGATTTGGCAGAGATAACCACCGGAAACGCCATGAGGGTGTACGGTCTTGGGTAA
- a CDS encoding endonuclease V, producing MLAEALQSIPPGRVSSFGDIASALGDVRAALAVRNECLRLSNLAPHVPWWRAVSSDGKPLPGALKRIREEGGLEHLRGRKFFHDVRAWPIFRLMAEAQLMLSSKLDLRSLKGVEVAAGVDVSYGDEEAVAACVSVDSRLEIVEVAYERFVPQIPYVPTYLAFRELRGMLPSALKCDFDVIFVDGHGLSHPRMLGEASHLGLLLGKPSIGVAKSKLVGRLEGDRVVLRGREVGAVVRRGFVSPGHLMDLESSIEISKKFWREGKQPLPLILAHRISKETIRGS from the coding sequence ATACTTGCTGAGGCCTTGCAGAGCATTCCCCCGGGCAGGGTTTCATCATTCGGTGACATAGCCTCCGCCCTGGGGGATGTCAGGGCCGCTCTCGCTGTGAGAAACGAGTGCCTAAGGCTATCTAACCTCGCACCTCATGTTCCTTGGTGGAGGGCTGTGTCCTCAGACGGTAAACCACTTCCGGGAGCCTTAAAGAGAATTAGAGAGGAAGGAGGACTTGAACATCTCAGGGGGAGGAAGTTCTTCCACGATGTTAGGGCCTGGCCCATCTTCCGGTTGATGGCGGAGGCTCAGTTAATGCTCTCCTCTAAGCTGGATTTAAGGTCCCTGAAAGGGGTGGAAGTGGCTGCCGGTGTCGACGTCAGTTATGGGGACGAGGAGGCTGTCGCGGCCTGCGTCTCGGTCGATTCCAGATTGGAGATCGTCGAGGTGGCTTACGAGAGGTTCGTCCCCCAGATACCTTATGTGCCGACCTACTTGGCATTCAGGGAGTTGAGGGGCATGCTCCCCTCCGCCCTCAAGTGCGATTTCGATGTGATATTTGTGGATGGGCACGGCCTCTCCCATCCGAGGATGCTAGGGGAGGCCTCACATTTGGGGTTGCTGCTGGGGAAACCCTCCATAGGAGTTGCGAAGTCTAAGCTGGTGGGGAGATTGGAGGGGGACCGCGTCGTCCTCCGAGGCAGGGAGGTCGGTGCTGTTGTGAGGAGGGGTTTCGTCTCTCCCGGTCACCTGATGGACTTGGAGAGCAGCATAGAGATATCCAAGAAGTTCTGGAGGGAAGGAAAGCAGCCTCTACCCCTCATACTAGCCCACAGGATTTCCAAGGAGACTATACGGGGATCCTGA
- a CDS encoding helix-turn-helix domain-containing protein, producing MAGNLRDDIKDLLNSLSPEMRTRVIDHLDRLNKTFPLNEGPLYELISSFKKSLEAVNHIPSLLTDKLTDHFRMNRDRFANQFQQDVEFLIKAGDIRELDEAEVRLLTQAAKDSMEAMFSSLIDAMSKVLNDYLRWAPKALGPSAGNGVAERTLDLFATLMYQLALAKAEKDLCREEIESLKNAVMPKVTGRYRVLEVLEKATEPMRIIAIASELGLAEVTVRRYIKDLEEEGLVERVSNGKPYKYILRDRNWRKRLVERRKKEK from the coding sequence TTGGCTGGGAATTTACGAGACGACATCAAAGATCTTCTAAACAGTCTCTCGCCGGAAATGAGAACCAGAGTCATCGATCACTTGGACCGACTAAACAAAACGTTCCCCCTAAATGAGGGTCCCCTCTACGAACTCATCTCATCCTTTAAGAAGAGCTTGGAGGCGGTGAATCACATTCCCAGCCTCCTCACTGACAAGTTGACCGATCATTTCAGGATGAATAGGGATAGATTCGCTAATCAGTTCCAGCAGGACGTCGAATTTCTCATCAAGGCCGGGGACATCAGGGAGTTGGACGAGGCTGAGGTGAGGCTGCTCACGCAGGCCGCCAAGGACTCCATGGAGGCCATGTTCTCCTCACTGATAGATGCGATGAGTAAGGTACTGAACGATTATCTCAGGTGGGCCCCCAAGGCACTAGGTCCCTCCGCTGGTAACGGAGTTGCCGAGAGGACATTGGACCTGTTCGCTACCCTCATGTACCAGCTGGCACTGGCTAAGGCGGAGAAGGATCTCTGCAGAGAGGAGATCGAATCGCTCAAGAACGCAGTGATGCCTAAGGTTACGGGGAGGTACAGGGTGCTTGAGGTCCTCGAGAAGGCAACTGAACCCATGAGGATCATAGCCATAGCTTCGGAGCTCGGACTGGCCGAAGTGACGGTGAGGAGGTACATAAAGGACTTGGAGGAGGAGGGGCTCGTGGAGAGGGTCAGCAACGGCAAGCCCTACAAGTACATCCTGAGGGATAGGAATTGGAGGAAGAGGTTGGTGGAGCGGAGGAAGAAGGAGAAATAA
- a CDS encoding class I SAM-dependent methyltransferase family protein: MGKRKGPRVPYDLIGSRETGAVAIVEVPEGMDPEEATREVMSRHPHVKSVLLKAGAREGEFRVRPLKLLAGSEETEVIHKEHGYRIKLDPRRVYFSPRESTERQLVAESVRDGELVLVMFAGAGPYAIAIAKRRRAQVVGIELNPIAVRYFQENVILNRVGHLVFPVEGDVAYVTPAMYGRFDRVIMPLPKGAYAFISHALRALRGWRGVIHFYYWGGDEALSEAEEMFRKEAASIGLEAISIGHRIVSSYAPRVYKVRVDFLVRPLNVE; the protein is encoded by the coding sequence TTGGGTAAGAGAAAGGGGCCTAGGGTACCTTATGATCTCATAGGCTCCAGGGAGACGGGAGCTGTGGCTATCGTAGAGGTACCCGAGGGCATGGATCCGGAGGAGGCGACTAGGGAGGTGATGAGTCGCCATCCACACGTCAAGTCCGTTCTATTGAAGGCAGGGGCTAGAGAGGGTGAGTTCAGGGTGAGGCCCCTGAAGCTCTTAGCCGGCAGTGAGGAGACGGAGGTCATCCACAAGGAACACGGATACAGGATAAAGCTCGATCCCCGTAGAGTCTACTTCTCCCCTAGGGAATCGACCGAGAGGCAGCTGGTGGCGGAAAGCGTGAGGGACGGAGAGCTGGTACTAGTCATGTTCGCGGGAGCCGGCCCCTACGCGATCGCCATTGCCAAGCGCAGGAGGGCCCAAGTGGTCGGGATCGAGCTGAACCCGATAGCTGTCAGGTACTTCCAAGAGAATGTGATCCTCAACAGGGTGGGGCACCTCGTCTTCCCCGTTGAGGGGGACGTGGCTTACGTCACGCCCGCCATGTACGGCAGATTCGACAGGGTGATCATGCCCCTGCCTAAGGGAGCTTACGCCTTCATTAGTCACGCCCTCCGAGCGCTTAGGGGATGGAGGGGAGTCATCCACTTCTATTACTGGGGGGGAGATGAGGCCCTCTCGGAGGCCGAGGAGATGTTCAGGAAGGAGGCTGCTTCCATAGGTTTAGAGGCCATCTCCATAGGTCACCGCATTGTCTCCAGCTATGCTCCTAGGGTGTACAAGGTGCGTGTGGATTTTTTAGTGAGACCTTTAAATGTAGAGTGA